The stretch of DNA CGCGCACATGTTCTCCGTGATGGTGACGAGTTCGGCGACGGAGTAGTTGGCGAACTCGATGGTGCGCGTGAAACGGGAGGCCAGCCCCGGGTTGGAGGAGAGGAACAGGCCGATCTCGTCGGTGTAACCGGCGACGATGACCACCACGTCGTCCCTGTGGTCCTCCATCAGCTTCAGCAGCGTGTCGATGGCCTCCTTGCCGAAGTCGGCGCCGGAGCCCTTGCTGTCCGACAGCAGCGTGTACGCCTCGTCGACGAACAGCACACCGCCGATCGCCTCGTTGAACGCGTCGGTCGTCTTGATGGCCGTACCGCCGATGACCTGCGCGACCAGATCCGCGCGCGACACCTCCACCAGATGGCCCGAGGGCAGTACGCCGAGATCGGCCAGGATGCCCCCGTACAGCCGGGCCACCGTGGTCTTACCCGTGCCGGGCGGGCCCGAGAAGGCCAGATGGCGGCTCATCGGCGGGGCCGGCATACCGAGGCTGGCGCGGCGCTGAGCGAGCTGGTTCAGGTTGATCAGGGTGCGCACCTGGTGCTTGACGTCGCCGAGCCCGACCAGCGACTCCAGCTCCACCAAGGGGCCCTGCGGCTCCTTCGCCCCCGACTCGGTGGCCGCACCCTCCGCCGCGAGGTCGACCGCCGTCTCGCCCCAGGCGTCCTCCACCGAGTTGCCGCTGCTGATGAGCCGCTCGACGGTGAGCCGCTCCGACGCCCTGGTCTGCTTGAGCCCCGACCCGCGGTTGTCCCGTACGGCGCAGTCGTCGAGCGCGACCTGCTCGGAGCTGTCGACCCGTACACCGTCGCCCGTGCAGCCGCTCACCTGGCAGCTGTCCATCGTCGCTCGGCCGCCGTTGGCGATCAGCACACCGTGGGCCGAGGCACCTGTCACATGCGTCCTGGTCGCGGTCATCTCGCCGCCACTGTCCACATGCAGGCCGGTGGCGCTGCCCCCGTCGATGTGGCAGTCACGGAGCGTGGCCCGCCCTTCGGGGCCGACCCAGACACCCGCCTGGCCCGCTGCGCGCAGCACACCGTCCGCCACCTCGGGCGCACCGCCGTTCCCGACGTACACACCCGCGCCCCCCGCGCCATCGACCGTGCAGTCGTGCAGCCGGCCCCGGCCGTCCTCAAGGACCTCCACCCCGTGCCCGCCCGCGCCGATGATCCGCGCCCTGCGCAGCAACGGATCCGCGCCGGTGCGTATGGAGACGCCGACACCCACCGCGTCCAGCACCTCCATACGGTCGAACTCCGCCGAGGACTCCTCCGTCAGCAGCACGGAGCCCGCCTTGTCGGCGCAGCCCCGTACGGTCGTGTCGGTGAGCAGCGGCGCACTGGAGCCGTTCACCCGGATCGCCGCGACGGCGGCGGTGTTGAACTCGCAGCCGTCGAAGGTGCCTCGGGCGCGTTCCGTCACCGCGAGGCCGTTGCCCTTGGTCCTCGCGGTGGTGCAGCGCAGCAGCTCGGGGTCGGCGCCCGCCGACAGCACGATGCCGGGGCCCGATGTGTCGGTGATCGTGACATCCTCCAGGCTCGGCCTGGAGCTGCTGGTCACATAGACGCCGACCGACGTGTCGTGCAGCGTGGTACGGACCACACGCGTGCCGCACCTGCCCTCCAGCGCGATGGCCGGCTTCTCCGTGCCGGAGATGTCGCACTCCTCGATCCGGCCCTGAGCCTCACCGTTGGCCAGCACGCCGTTGCCCTTGGCGTCCCGCATACGGCAGCCGCGCACGGTCGTACGGGCCTGCTCACCGAGTACCACCGCCGAGGTGCCCAGATGCTCGATCAGGCAGTCCGCGACGACGCTCTCCGCGGACGAGGTGTCCACCACGCCCGCGCCCTGCGGGTTGGAGACCCGGCAGCCGCGCATGGCCAGCGAACCGCTCTCCCTCGCCAGGATCGCCGTCCAGCCCGAACCCACCACCGTGCAGCCGTCCATGGCCACCTGGCCGCGCGGCGCGTCCACCACGGGAAGGTCCTCGCTGCCGCCCCGCAGCACCAGATCGGTCAGCATCACCGCGTCCGCGACCAGGACGACCGCGGTACCGCGCGGCGGGCAGATCTCGACGCTGCCGCGCTCCCCGTCGGCGACGATGGTCAGCCGCGTCTTCACGGTCAGATTCTCCCGGTAACGGCCGGGCTTGACGCGGATGACGGCTCCGGTGCGCGCCTGCGCCAGGGCCTCGCCGATCGTCGGGAAAGTGTCCGTCCCGTCCGGGTCGACCCTGAGCAACTGCCGTGACACGCTGGGACCTCCTCGTTGTGGTGCGCGCCGGCCCCGTCGACCTGTGCATGGGGCGCGGTCGTGGGGGTGTGGTCAGAGGGACGCGCACTCGTTGCAGGTTACGGGAACCTCTTGTCGTCAGCCAGGCATGTCAGGGGTTCACCACCTCACGGGGCTCCGGCGTCGGTCAATGGCCGCGCCCCTCGCGCCCGGTGGCCCCGCCCCCGCGCCCGGTGGCCCCGCCCCACGGCCGACGTGGCCGCCCCGCCGTCGGCCGGGCACGCCCCGTCGTCTGCCTGCTCCGTCCCCGCCATCATCCGCTCCCGCCCGCGCCGACCGGCCCCGGCGTTCACCACGTAGCATGCGCACATGCGACGAGCAGCTCCCTCTCACCGTCATCCGGTGCCACGGGCGGTGGCCGCCGCGGTGCTGGCCGCGCTCACGCTGGCCGCAGGAGCCGGCCAGGCCGCCGCGGCGGACGTGCAACTCCCCGCCGTCACCTCCGTACTGCCCGCCGGTGAACCGTGCGCGAAGGCCTCCACCGACAAGGCCGAACAGCGGCCGTGGTCCTGGCAGCCTTTGGGCATGACCAAGGCCTGGCAGTTCAGCGAGGGCGCCGGGGTGACCGTCGCGGTCGTGGACACCGGCGTCGGGACCGACATCCCCGCCCTGTCAGGACGGGTCCAGGCGGTCGGCGGGGCGGGCGAGGACTGCGTGGGCCACGGCAGCTTCGCCGCAGGGCTCATCGCCGCCGCACCGGGCAAGGGCGTCGGGGTGGCGGGACTCGCCCCGCGCGCCGACATCCTGGCGATACGCGGCACGGACACCCGAGGTGAGACGACCCCGCAGCAGCTCGCGGCCGGTATCCGTACGGCGGCCGACCAGGGCGCCGGGGTCATCTACGTCGGGCGGGCCGTCGCCACGGGCAAGGACGAACTGACCGAAGCCGTCGCGTACGCGTCCGAGAAGGACTCCCTTGTCGTCGCGCCCAACGTCCCCGACTTCCTCCCCAAGGACAGCGGTACGGGCAAGACCGTCGCACCCGCGCCCTGGTACTGGCCGGGTGCCGCGCCGGGAGCCCTCTCCGTCGTGGACTACGGCCCGGGTGGGCAGCGCCCCGAGACCGCGCCGCCCGCGCACAACGCGGACCTGTCGGCCCCCGGCGACGCGGTGGTCAGCGTCGGACCCACCGGCTCCGGCCACTACTTCGGCTCCGGCTCGTCGTTCGCCGCCGCGCACGTGGCGGGCGCCGCCGCACTCGTCAGGGCGCGGCACCCGAAGATGTCGGCCGAGGACGTCGCCCGCCAGCTCACGGTGGCCGGCTACCCGGAGGAGCCCCCGCGGCTCGACCCGTACGGCGCGCTGACAGCACTCCTCACCGACAAGCAGGGCGCCCCGCCCAAGGAGGCCGCCGCGCACGTTCCCCCGGCGACCCCGACGGCACCGCGCAACCGTGCGTTGGTGATCGCGAGTGCGGGCGGTGGCCTGTTGCTGCTGGTGGCAGGCGGCACGGTGGTGATCCCTCGGGGGCGCGCCAGGGGATGGCGGCCCGGTGGGGTGGACGGAGCGGACGGGGTGGACGGAGCGGGCGGGGCGCCCGTGGGGGCGCCCAAGGGGGAGGCGTCGGGCTCCGGCGAGGGGACGGGCCCCGGTGAGGGGTCGGGCTCCGGCGAGGGGTCGGGCCCCGGTGAGGGGTCGGGCTCCGGTGAGGGGAAGCGGCCTTCCGGTCAAGCCGGTTGACGCGGACGGGCGCTTGCCCTTGAAGGCGCAGGCCCGAGCCCAGGTGTAGGCCCAGGGCCCATGCCCTGGCCCACGCGTGGGCGGTGACGGCGAGGCGGGCGATGGGCCGGGTGCCGTCGCTGAACAGCGTGTGCCACCCGTCCCCGCCCCGGTGCGGGTGCCTCTACCACCCGCCCTCGCCCCGGTGCGGGTACCGGTGCCTGCGCCGGTCCACGACCGCTACAGGGCCCGACAGGCCCGTACGCCGTACGGCCCACCGGACAGAAAACGGCGGGCCCGGCGCCAGATACGCACGCCGGGCCCGCCGCCCACTCACCGGGACCCCTTGGGGCCGCCGCTCACTCACTGGAAGCCCCCGGGGAGCACCGCTCACTCGGGGGAACTCGCGGCTGGCGCCCCCGGGAAGCACCGTGGCCCCCGGGAAGCACCGCGCCCCGCAGCAGGGCCGCCGCCCCAGGGCCGCCGCCCCAGGGAACCCCCTACTTCCCGTCGTCCACCATCGCCGTCTGCACCTGCGTCGCCTTCCTGCGGACCACGTGCGTGGCCCGGCCGGGTGCCATCGTGCGGCCCTTGATGTTGCCGATGAGGTAGCCCTCCGTCGGCGGGCAGGACAGCAGCAGGGACGGGGTGTTGACCTCCTGGAGGCGCCGCATCAGGTGCTCGCTCAAGCCCCGGCTCGCGCCGGTGGCCGAGCGGGTGACCACCAAGTGCAGGCCGACCTCGTAGCCGAGCGCGAGGTGGGGGAGGAGCGGGTCGAAGGGCGCGTTGCCGATGCCGGTGCCCAGCATGTCGTAGTCGTCGACGAGGATGAACAGCCGCGGGCCCGTCCACCAGTCGCAGAGCCGCATCCTGGCCGGGGTGATCTCCTCGCCGGGAAGCCGGGTGCGGACCGCGCGGGCCGCGCCGTCGACCAGGTCCTTGAGCGCGTCGATGGAGACGGCGTGCCCGAGGCGGTACTCGTCGGGGATCGCCTCGATCAGGTCGCGGCGGTAGTCGACCACCATGATCCTGGCCTCGGCCGGGGTGTAGCGGTCCATGATCGCCTTGGCCGTCAGCCGCAGCAGGTTCGTCTTGCCGCTCTCGGTGTCGCCCACCGCGAAGAGGTGCGGGTTCTCGGTGAAGTCGTGCCAGACGACAGAGAGTTCCTTCTCCTCCAGGCCGATCGGCATCCGCAGGCTGCCCTCGGGTGCGGGCAGCCGCTCCACCGGCAGCTTGGTGGGCAACATCCGCACCTGCGGGGTCTGCGGTCCCGGCCAGCTCTCCTTGAGGGCGGAGACCAGACCGGAGACACCGTCGGCGAGGTCCTCGGCGCTCTCCATGCCGTCGATGCGGGGAAGGGCGCCCAGGTAGTGCAGCTTGCCGTCGCGGGTCAGGCCGCGTCCCGGCACCCTCGGCACGGTGGAGGCGCGCCTGGTGTCGATCTCGGAGTCCATCGCGTCACCCATCCGCAGCTCCAGGTGGGTGGCGGCCTGGTCGCGTACGCCCGCGGACAGTTCGACCCAGCGGGAGGTGGTGACGATGATGTGCACGCCGTAGTTCAGGCCGCGGGAGGCGATGCCGTTGAACGTCTGGATGAAGTTGTCGTAGTCGGCCCGCACCGTGGGCCAGCCGTCGATGACCAGGAACACGTCGCCGTAGTGCTGCTCGGGGAATTCCCCCGCGGCCCGGCGGCGCCGGAACGTCGGCATCGAGTCGATGCCGTGTTCGAGGAAGAACCGTTCGCGGGCCGACAGCAGCGAGGTGATCTCGGCGACCGTACGGCTCACCCGCTCGCTCTCCAGGCGCGCCGCCACCCCGGCCGTGTGCGGCAGTTCGGCCAGCGCGGCCAGGGTGCCGCCACCGAAGTCGAGGCAGAAGAACGAGACCTCGCGCGGGGTGTGGGTGACGGCGAGCGCGGTGATCAGGGTGCGTACCAGGGTGCTCTTGCCGCTCTGCGGGCCGCCCGCGATGGCCACATGGCCGCCGGAGCCCGACAGGTCGATCGTCAGCAGGTCACGCATCTGCTCGAACGGCCTGTCCACGATGCCGATGGGCACGGTCAGCTTGCCCCGGCCCGGCCAGCCGACGGTGGTGAGCCCCATCTCCGGGTCGGGGACGAGCGGCGGCAGGATCTGGTCCAGGGTGGCGGGCCTGTCGAGCGGCGGCAGCCACACCTGGTGGGCGGGCGGCCCCGCGTCGCGCAGCCGGTCGACGGCGACGGACAGCAGGGTGTCGACGCTCTCTTCCTCCTCCTCCGGCTCCGGCTCGGGCAGGTCGGGAAGCTGGCGCGGCACCACGTAACCCGAGGTCCACGGCACGGTCTGGCTGGCCACCCGCGCCTTGTTGGCGCTGGAGCGGCGCTCCTGGTAGGGGCCCGACACGTAGGCGGCGCGGAAGCGGGTCAGCGCCTCCACCCCGGACTTGAGATAACCGGCGCCGGGCTGCGGGGGCAGTTGGTAGGCGTCGGGGACCCCGAGGACACCGCGGCTCTCCATCGCGGAGAAGGTACGCAGCCCGATCCGGTAGGAGAGGTGGCTCTCCAGCTGGTGCATGCGGCCCTCGTCGAGGCGCTGCGAGGCGAGCAGCAGGTGGACGCCGAGTGAACGGCCGAGGCGGCCGATCATCACGAAGAGTTCCATGAACTCGCGGTGTGCGGCGAGCAGCTCGCTGAACTCGTCCACGACGACGAAGAGGCTGGGCAGCGGCGCGAGCGGGACACCGGTGGCGCGGGCCCTCTCGTAGTCGAGCGCCGAGGTGTAGTTGCCCGCCGAGCGCAGCAGCTCCTGGCGGCGCATCAGCTCGCCGTGGAGCGCGTCCTGCATACGGCCGACGAGCGTGGCCTCGCCCGCGAGGTTGGTGATGACGGCCGAGGTGTGCGGCAGCTCGTCGAGGCCGAGGAAGGTGGCTCCGCCCTTGAAGTCGACGAGGACGAAGTTGAGGGTCTCCGAGGAGTTGTTCAGCGCGAGGGCCAGCACCAGGGTGCGCAGCAGCTCGCTCTTGCCGGAGCCGGTGGCCCCGATGAGCATGCCGTGCGGTCCTGTGCCGCCCTGCGCGGACTCCTTGATGTCCAGTTCCACCGGGGCGCCGTCGGCGCTCACCGCGATCGGCACCCGCAGCCGGGCGGGGCCCGTGGAGCGCTGCCAGTGGGCGTGCGGCTCGTGGCGGTAGAGGTCGGATATGCCGAGGAGGGTGGTCAGCTCCAGATCCGAGGCGAGCGGCGCCGAGGTGTCCGAGCCGACGCCCATCCGGTACGGGGCGATGCGCTTGGCGAGGGCGGTGGAGCCGGTCGGCCCGAACCGGTCGGGCCTGCCGAGCCTGGTGGTCTGCTCCTTGCGGTCGCGGTCGGTACGGACCAGCGCGAAGTCGTCCTCCGACACCTGGAAACGCAGCGTGACCCGGCCCGGCCGCCAGGTCAGCGCTCCGCCCAGGTCGATGACGACGGTGTTGCGGAACCCCGTGCCGTCCAGCCGGTGCCCGGAGGGGACGGCGCCGCCGTCGAGCACGATCACCGTGAACGGCTCCTCGCGCCCGGCGGCGGCGTCGGGGTCGAACGGCGGACGCTCAAGGAACTCGGCGCCGAGCAGGTCCTCCAGCTCGTTGAAGGCGGAGACGAACATCCTGGCGTGGCCCGCGCCGTCGGTCTCCTGCGGGTGCAGGTTGTGCGGGAGCCACTTGACCCACTCCCACTCGGCGCGCCGCTCGTCGGAGACGCAGAGCGCGATCCACATGTCGTCGGGCGCGTGGAAGGTCGCCAACTGCGCGACCATGGCGCGGGTGAGGGAACGCATGCGCTCCTCGTCGCCGCGCATCAGCACCCGGGCCCAGGCCCGCAGGTAGATGGCGATGGGCTGCTCGGGCACGGTCGCGTAGGCCCGGATGAAGCTGCGCAGCGCGTGCGCGGAGAGCGGCTCCAGGTCCTCGACGGGGGTGGTGGAGTTCGGTACGAGACGCAGACCGAGCTGCTGGTCGCCGACGGCCACCCGCACCTCGCCGAAGTCCTCGTTCTGCGGGCGCCGCTCCCACAGCCGGGTGGTGCCCACCATCGACCACAGCGCGGCCGGTTCGGGGTGGCGCCAGGACAGCGCCTTCTGCTGGTCGGAGACGGCGGTGCGGACCTTGCGGCGGGTCTGGGTGAGATAGCGCAGGTAGTCACGGCGCTCGCCCTTGAGCCGCTGCTTGCGCTCGCTGGCCTTGCGCATCATCTGGCCGACCATCATCGCGCCCGAGGCCAGCACCATCATGCCGACGGCCAGGTACATGAAGTGGCCCCCCGAGGCACCACTCATGCCGGGGCGCATGAACATCAGCATCATGGAGACCGACATCATCGCCATGGGCAGATAGGTCCACACGGCGGAGCTGTCCGGCACCACTTCCGGCAGTGTCGGTGGCTCTTGTAGGGTCAATTCCCCTTCGGGCATGTCCGGGCCGCGGCGACGGGCCGGCCTGCGGAACAGGACCACACTCAACGGACGGTCTCCTCACGGGCGGCGCTGCGTGACACAAGGGAATCCTCATGGGCCCCAGAGGCCACTGCTGGGATCAGCGTGCTCATTCCTAGGTCAACTTGGGCTCAATATGTCCATACCTCGGCCAACCCTGTCCAATTCTTACGTCAGTCTGCTTTTCTGCCCGTACTGTGGGCCCACCGGAAGGTGTACACCCTGACCAGGCACGACCGTTCGGCAGCACTCCCCCGAACACGATCGACCCCACACCCCCCTCGGCACCCACGCGACTCACACGGAACCGGAGCCCCCTCCGTACCCGTCAGAAGAAGCGTGAGCCAGTACCAGAATCGTGAGCAAGTGCGATGAGTGACACCCAGACGGCCGGACTGTGCCGTCTGACCGTCCGCGCGCCCAGCAGGAGCATCGACCTCGCGGTCCCCTCCGACGTACCGGTGGCCGATCTCCTGCCCGCAGTCGTGGGTTACGGCGGTGACGACCTCCAGGAGGCCGGCATCGACCACGG from Streptomyces tsukubensis encodes:
- a CDS encoding right-handed parallel beta-helix repeat-containing protein translates to MSRQLLRVDPDGTDTFPTIGEALAQARTGAVIRVKPGRYRENLTVKTRLTIVADGERGSVEICPPRGTAVVLVADAVMLTDLVLRGGSEDLPVVDAPRGQVAMDGCTVVGSGWTAILARESGSLAMRGCRVSNPQGAGVVDTSSAESVVADCLIEHLGTSAVVLGEQARTTVRGCRMRDAKGNGVLANGEAQGRIEECDISGTEKPAIALEGRCGTRVVRTTLHDTSVGVYVTSSSRPSLEDVTITDTSGPGIVLSAGADPELLRCTTARTKGNGLAVTERARGTFDGCEFNTAAVAAIRVNGSSAPLLTDTTVRGCADKAGSVLLTEESSAEFDRMEVLDAVGVGVSIRTGADPLLRRARIIGAGGHGVEVLEDGRGRLHDCTVDGAGGAGVYVGNGGAPEVADGVLRAAGQAGVWVGPEGRATLRDCHIDGGSATGLHVDSGGEMTATRTHVTGASAHGVLIANGGRATMDSCQVSGCTGDGVRVDSSEQVALDDCAVRDNRGSGLKQTRASERLTVERLISSGNSVEDAWGETAVDLAAEGAATESGAKEPQGPLVELESLVGLGDVKHQVRTLINLNQLAQRRASLGMPAPPMSRHLAFSGPPGTGKTTVARLYGGILADLGVLPSGHLVEVSRADLVAQVIGGTAIKTTDAFNEAIGGVLFVDEAYTLLSDSKGSGADFGKEAIDTLLKLMEDHRDDVVVIVAGYTDEIGLFLSSNPGLASRFTRTIEFANYSVAELVTITENMCAAHRYELHPSTLDALARHYERMPRDAGFGNGRAARQVFEEMVDRQAYRLGSQPDPAWTDLSLLLPEDVADESAAGQTEDGRGADELLAELDAMVGLHAVKREVTDLVTLLSATRQRQAVGLPTPKISHHLVFEGPPGTGKTTIARLYADLLHSLGVLRTGQLVEVARADLVGRYVGHTAQLTKEAFESAMGGVLFIDEAYALTPENAGSDFGREAVDTLLKLMEDHRDEVVVIAAGYTEEMHRFLASNPGLASRFARSVKFENYSSDELVAIMNSYATASGYDCAPETLEALRTYVSHLPRDRSFGNARTARKTLESMMTRQARRIGTITTPSVDDLRSLLPADLPEGAGLAAG
- a CDS encoding S8 family serine peptidase, which gives rise to MRRAAPSHRHPVPRAVAAAVLAALTLAAGAGQAAAADVQLPAVTSVLPAGEPCAKASTDKAEQRPWSWQPLGMTKAWQFSEGAGVTVAVVDTGVGTDIPALSGRVQAVGGAGEDCVGHGSFAAGLIAAAPGKGVGVAGLAPRADILAIRGTDTRGETTPQQLAAGIRTAADQGAGVIYVGRAVATGKDELTEAVAYASEKDSLVVAPNVPDFLPKDSGTGKTVAPAPWYWPGAAPGALSVVDYGPGGQRPETAPPAHNADLSAPGDAVVSVGPTGSGHYFGSGSSFAAAHVAGAAALVRARHPKMSAEDVARQLTVAGYPEEPPRLDPYGALTALLTDKQGAPPKEAAAHVPPATPTAPRNRALVIASAGGGLLLLVAGGTVVIPRGRARGWRPGGVDGADGVDGAGGAPVGAPKGEASGSGEGTGPGEGSGSGEGSGPGEGSGSGEGKRPSGQAG
- the eccCa gene encoding type VII secretion protein EccCa, which codes for MVLFRRPARRRGPDMPEGELTLQEPPTLPEVVPDSSAVWTYLPMAMMSVSMMLMFMRPGMSGASGGHFMYLAVGMMVLASGAMMVGQMMRKASERKQRLKGERRDYLRYLTQTRRKVRTAVSDQQKALSWRHPEPAALWSMVGTTRLWERRPQNEDFGEVRVAVGDQQLGLRLVPNSTTPVEDLEPLSAHALRSFIRAYATVPEQPIAIYLRAWARVLMRGDEERMRSLTRAMVAQLATFHAPDDMWIALCVSDERRAEWEWVKWLPHNLHPQETDGAGHARMFVSAFNELEDLLGAEFLERPPFDPDAAAGREEPFTVIVLDGGAVPSGHRLDGTGFRNTVVIDLGGALTWRPGRVTLRFQVSEDDFALVRTDRDRKEQTTRLGRPDRFGPTGSTALAKRIAPYRMGVGSDTSAPLASDLELTTLLGISDLYRHEPHAHWQRSTGPARLRVPIAVSADGAPVELDIKESAQGGTGPHGMLIGATGSGKSELLRTLVLALALNNSSETLNFVLVDFKGGATFLGLDELPHTSAVITNLAGEATLVGRMQDALHGELMRRQELLRSAGNYTSALDYERARATGVPLAPLPSLFVVVDEFSELLAAHREFMELFVMIGRLGRSLGVHLLLASQRLDEGRMHQLESHLSYRIGLRTFSAMESRGVLGVPDAYQLPPQPGAGYLKSGVEALTRFRAAYVSGPYQERRSSANKARVASQTVPWTSGYVVPRQLPDLPEPEPEEEEESVDTLLSVAVDRLRDAGPPAHQVWLPPLDRPATLDQILPPLVPDPEMGLTTVGWPGRGKLTVPIGIVDRPFEQMRDLLTIDLSGSGGHVAIAGGPQSGKSTLVRTLITALAVTHTPREVSFFCLDFGGGTLAALAELPHTAGVAARLESERVSRTVAEITSLLSARERFFLEHGIDSMPTFRRRRAAGEFPEQHYGDVFLVIDGWPTVRADYDNFIQTFNGIASRGLNYGVHIIVTTSRWVELSAGVRDQAATHLELRMGDAMDSEIDTRRASTVPRVPGRGLTRDGKLHYLGALPRIDGMESAEDLADGVSGLVSALKESWPGPQTPQVRMLPTKLPVERLPAPEGSLRMPIGLEEKELSVVWHDFTENPHLFAVGDTESGKTNLLRLTAKAIMDRYTPAEARIMVVDYRRDLIEAIPDEYRLGHAVSIDALKDLVDGAARAVRTRLPGEEITPARMRLCDWWTGPRLFILVDDYDMLGTGIGNAPFDPLLPHLALGYEVGLHLVVTRSATGASRGLSEHLMRRLQEVNTPSLLLSCPPTEGYLIGNIKGRTMAPGRATHVVRRKATQVQTAMVDDGK